A genomic region of Phragmites australis chromosome 2, lpPhrAust1.1, whole genome shotgun sequence contains the following coding sequences:
- the LOC133909473 gene encoding probable auxin efflux carrier component 5a yields MIGWSDVYKVVSATVPLYFALFLGYGSVRWWRIFTREQCDAVNRLVAFFALPFFTFEFTLHTDPFQVNYRAVAADVISKVVIVTVIAVWAWFMSKGGCAVSWSITSFSLSTLTNSLVVGVPMARAMYGEWAQQLVVQLSVFQAIVWLTLLLFVLEVRKAAIGMYPALPDSDLPVGKDVEASADAAAVGADCVVPVASDRPSLWALIKVVAHKLARNPNTYASFVGITWACVANRLHIELPSAFEGSVLIMSKSGTGMAMFSMGLFMAQQEKLLACGPSFAALGLVLKFALGPAAMAIGSIAVGLRGDVLRVAIIQAALPQSITSFIFAKEYGLHADVLSTAVIFGMLVSLPLLVGFYIVLELIR; encoded by the exons atgatCGGGTGGAGCGACGTGTACAAGGTGGTGTCGGCGACGGTGCCGCTCTACTTCGCGCTGTTCCTGGGTTACGGGTCGGTGCGGTGGTGGCGCATCTTCACGCGGGAGCAGTGCGACGCCGTGAACCGCCTCGTCGCCTTCTTCGCGCTGCCCTTCTTCACCTTCGAGTTCACGCTGCACACCGACCCGTTCCAGGTCAACTaccgcgccgtcgccgccgacgTCATCTCGAAGGTGGTCATCGTCACCGTCATCGCCGTATGGGCCTGGTTCATGAGCAAGGGAGGCTGCGCCGTTAGCTGGTCCATCACCAgcttctccctctccacccTCACCAACTCGCTCGTCGTCGGCGTGCCCATGGCGCGGGCCATGTACGGCGAGTGGGCGCAGCAGCTCGTCGTCCAGCTTTCCGTCTTCCAGGCCATCGTCTGGCTCACGCTCCTGCTCTTCGTGCTCGAGGTCAGGAAGGCCGCCATCGGCATGTACCCCGCCCTGCCCGACTCCGACCTACCGGTCGGTAAGGACGTCGAGGCCAGCGCTGACGCAGCCGCCGTCGGGGCGGACTGTGTCGTGCCGGTCGCCAGCGACAGGCCATCTCTCTGGGCGCTCATCAAGGTGGTTGCGCACAAGCTGGCGCGTAACCCCAACACCTACGCCAGCTTCGTCGGCATCACCTGGGCATGCGTTGCCAACAG GTTGCACATCGAGCTGCCAAGCGCCTTTGAGGGCTCGGTGCTCATCATGTCCAAGTCAGGCACGGGAATGGCCATGTTCAGCATGG GATTGTTCATGGCGCAGCAAGAGAAGTTGCTCGCGTGCGGGCCGAGCTTTGCGGCGCTGGGCCTCGTGCTGAAGTTCGCGCTCGGACCGGCCGCCATGGCCATCGGCTCCATCGCCGTCGGCCTCCGCGGCGACGTCCTCCGCGTCGCCATCATACAG GCCGCACTACCTCAATCCATCACGTCGtttatatttgcaaaagaatatgGGTTGCACGCTGATGTTCTTAGTACAGC GGTTATTTTTGGGATGCTTGTCTCCTTGCCGTTGCTAGTTGGATTTTATATTGTTTTAGAGCTAATTAGGTAG
- the LOC133909470 gene encoding uncharacterized protein LOC133909470 isoform X2 translates to MGPISNDGSQKRFFSIAPPAALIFFVLIFVAGAIVTLGHKENLSILQLQPKEMISTEAIRPPTSESRVEPTEEPNICDNRCRPSGSEALPRGIVQDKSNFEMESLGGNPERKKDGRPSKSLLAIPVGIKQKAVVDKLVSKFPAAKFTVMLFHYDGVVDRWGDLKWFDRAIHVAARDQTKWWFAKRFLHPDLVAEYEYIFLWDEDIEVDSFDPLKYLRIVRREGLEISQPALDHRSQIHHRLTARARKGDVHRRFYKTNGRGRCYGNSTGPPCTGWVEMMVPVFSRAAWRCAWHMIQNDLIYAWGLDFKLGYCAQGDRRRNVGVVDSQYVLHRGIPTLGDGGKAPARSTSTSTSATVDRYAVRRRSYDELQVFNRRWREAVEEDGSWTDPYPKPTTNS, encoded by the exons ATG GGTCCGATTTCCAACGATGGGTCGCAGAAACGGTTCTTCAGCATTGCGCCACCGGCGGCGCTGATATTTTTCGTACTAATATTCGTCGCCGGTGCAATTGTCACGCTTGGTCATAAGGAG AATTTGTCAATATTGCAGTTGCAACCGAAAGAAATGATTTCAACTGAAGCGATCAGGCCTCCCACGAGCGAGTCGCGCGTCGAGCCAACAGAAGAACCTAACATCTGTGAT AATCGATGCAGGCCTTCAGGCAGCGAGGCCTTGCCGAGGGGCATCGTGCAGGACAAGTCCAACTTCGAGATGGAGTCGCTGGGTGGCAACCCTGAGCGGAAGAAGGACGGCAGGCCGTCGAAAAGCCTCCTCGCGATCCCCGTCGGCATCAAGCAGAAGGCGGTCGTCGACAAGCTTGTCTCGAAG TTCCCTGCCGCCAAGTTCACGGTGATGCTGTTCCACTACGACGGCGTGGTTGACCGGTGGGGAGACCTCAAGTGGTTTGACCGCGCGATCCACGTCGCCGCGCGCGACCAGACCAAGTGGTGGTTCGCCAAGAGGTTCCTGCACCCGGACCTGGTCGCCGAGTACGAGTACATCTTCCTCTGGGACGAGGACATCGAGGTGGACAGCTTCGACCCGCTCAAGTACCTGCGGATCGTCAGGAGGGAAGGGCTCGAGATCTCGCAGCCGGCGCTCGACCACCGGTCCCAGATCCACCACCGGCTCACGGCCCGCGCGCGAAAAGGCGACGTGCACAG GCGGTTCTACAAGACGAACGGGCGGGGCCGGTGCTACGGCAACAGCACGGGGCCGCCATGTACGGGGTGGGTGGAGATGATGGTGCCGGTGTTCTCGCGCGCGGCGTGGCGGTGCGCGTGGCACATGATCCAGAACGACCTCATCTACGCGTGGGGGCTCGACTTCAAGCTCGGATACTGCGCGCAGGGCGACCGCAGGCGCAACGTCGGCGTCGTCGACAGCCAGTACGTGCTCCACAGGGGCATCCCCACGCTAGGCGACGGCGGCAAGGCGCCGGCGAggtcgacgtcgacgtcgacgtcTGCGACGGTCGACCGGTACGCGGTGAGGCGGCGGTCGTACGACGAGCTGCAGGTGTTCAACAGGAGGTGgagggaggcggtggaggaggacggGAGCTGGACCGACCCTTACCCGAAGCCGACGACCAACAGCTGA
- the LOC133909472 gene encoding uncharacterized protein LOC133909472 isoform X2, which yields MAPPLAVVGSAIASPSFRTALPRRIRPRKLLSWRCPARPSDEDYYLIDAEESIGDGFSFSGGKYGEGPSKSDEWFGQGRMVNAYPVYGDKGKAKDPFFGLTMGSGSQSSDDVFRWFCVEAGSSSNAKVLLIHGLPSQAYSYRNVLPVLSDKYHAIAFDWLGFGFSDKPQPKYGFDYTLDEYTSSLESLVNVVAPDKLSIVVQGYFAPVAVKYANEHQDKLNHLVLVNPPITDQHVKLPSTLASFSNFLLGEVFSQDPLRASDKVLISCGPYKMKEEDAMVYRRPYLVSGSSGFALNAISKAMKKDLKAYIESMRSILGSDSWKTKTTICWGLRDRWLSYDGVEDFCGGLNHKIVELPMAGHHVQEDRGEELGNIIKRILR from the exons atggcgccgccgctcgccgtcgttGGCTCCGCCATAGCCTCACCGAGCTTTCGCACCGCCCTCCCCCGCCGCATCCGGCCGCGGAAGCTCCTCTCTTGGCGCTGCCCCGCCCGGCCCAGCGACGAG GATTATTACTTGATCGATGCGGAGGAGTCCATTGGGGACGGCTTCTCGTTCAGTGGAG GGAAGTACGGGGAAGGCCCAAGTAAGTCGGACGAGTGGTTTGGTCAGGGGAGAATG GTAAACGCTTATCCAGTATACGGGGACAAAGGGAAGGCAAAAGATCCTTTCTTTGGCCTGACGATGGGATCAGGATCTCAATCTTCAGATGATGTTTTCAG ATGGTTTTGTGTGGAGGCTGGGAGCTCTTCTAATGCTAAAGTGCTTTTAATTCACGGCCTTCCGTCTCAG GCATACTCTTATCGCAATGTGCTGCCTGTACTATCAGACAAATATCATGCCATTGCTTTTGATTGGCTCG GGTTTGGATTTTCCGATAAGCCTCAACCAAAGTACGGTTTTGACTATACTCTTGATG AGTATACCTCATCCTTGGAATCGCTAGTCAATGTTGTTGCTCCTGACAAGCTCTCTATTGTCGTTCAG GGTTACTTCGCTCCAGTCGCAGTGAAATATGCTAATGAACATCAAGACAAGCTGAACCATCTTGTACTAGTTAATCCACCG ATAACTGATCAACATGTGAAGCTTCCATCCACCCTCGCATCGTTCAGCAACTTCTTGTTGGGCGAGGTGTTTTCTCAG GATCCTCTCAGAGCTAGTGATAAGGTCTTGATAAGTTGTGGTCCATACAAGATGAAAGAGGAAGACGCTATGGTGTACAGAAGGCCGTACCTCGTCTCTGGTTCTTCTGGGTTTGCACTGAATGCAATAAGCAAAGCTATGAAAAAGGACCTTAAG GCTTACATTGAATCCATGAGGAGCATATTAGGAAGTGATTCATGGAAAACAAAGACAACAATATGCTGGGGATTGAGAGATCGTTGGCTCAGCTATGATGGGGTGGAAGATTTTTGTGGGGGCCTAAATCACAAGATTGTGGAGCTGCCAATG GCGGGGCACCATGTGCAGGAGGATCGGGGTGAAGAGTTAGGCAATATAATCAAGCGTATACTGAG ATGA
- the LOC133909470 gene encoding uncharacterized protein LOC133909470 isoform X1 — MGPISNDGSQKRFFSIAPPAALIFFVLIFVAGAIVTLGHKENLSILQLQPKEMISTEAIRPPTSESRVEPTEEPNICDVKNMNQNRCRPSGSEALPRGIVQDKSNFEMESLGGNPERKKDGRPSKSLLAIPVGIKQKAVVDKLVSKFPAAKFTVMLFHYDGVVDRWGDLKWFDRAIHVAARDQTKWWFAKRFLHPDLVAEYEYIFLWDEDIEVDSFDPLKYLRIVRREGLEISQPALDHRSQIHHRLTARARKGDVHRRFYKTNGRGRCYGNSTGPPCTGWVEMMVPVFSRAAWRCAWHMIQNDLIYAWGLDFKLGYCAQGDRRRNVGVVDSQYVLHRGIPTLGDGGKAPARSTSTSTSATVDRYAVRRRSYDELQVFNRRWREAVEEDGSWTDPYPKPTTNS, encoded by the exons ATG GGTCCGATTTCCAACGATGGGTCGCAGAAACGGTTCTTCAGCATTGCGCCACCGGCGGCGCTGATATTTTTCGTACTAATATTCGTCGCCGGTGCAATTGTCACGCTTGGTCATAAGGAG AATTTGTCAATATTGCAGTTGCAACCGAAAGAAATGATTTCAACTGAAGCGATCAGGCCTCCCACGAGCGAGTCGCGCGTCGAGCCAACAGAAGAACCTAACATCTGTGATGTTAAAAACATGAACCAG AATCGATGCAGGCCTTCAGGCAGCGAGGCCTTGCCGAGGGGCATCGTGCAGGACAAGTCCAACTTCGAGATGGAGTCGCTGGGTGGCAACCCTGAGCGGAAGAAGGACGGCAGGCCGTCGAAAAGCCTCCTCGCGATCCCCGTCGGCATCAAGCAGAAGGCGGTCGTCGACAAGCTTGTCTCGAAG TTCCCTGCCGCCAAGTTCACGGTGATGCTGTTCCACTACGACGGCGTGGTTGACCGGTGGGGAGACCTCAAGTGGTTTGACCGCGCGATCCACGTCGCCGCGCGCGACCAGACCAAGTGGTGGTTCGCCAAGAGGTTCCTGCACCCGGACCTGGTCGCCGAGTACGAGTACATCTTCCTCTGGGACGAGGACATCGAGGTGGACAGCTTCGACCCGCTCAAGTACCTGCGGATCGTCAGGAGGGAAGGGCTCGAGATCTCGCAGCCGGCGCTCGACCACCGGTCCCAGATCCACCACCGGCTCACGGCCCGCGCGCGAAAAGGCGACGTGCACAG GCGGTTCTACAAGACGAACGGGCGGGGCCGGTGCTACGGCAACAGCACGGGGCCGCCATGTACGGGGTGGGTGGAGATGATGGTGCCGGTGTTCTCGCGCGCGGCGTGGCGGTGCGCGTGGCACATGATCCAGAACGACCTCATCTACGCGTGGGGGCTCGACTTCAAGCTCGGATACTGCGCGCAGGGCGACCGCAGGCGCAACGTCGGCGTCGTCGACAGCCAGTACGTGCTCCACAGGGGCATCCCCACGCTAGGCGACGGCGGCAAGGCGCCGGCGAggtcgacgtcgacgtcgacgtcTGCGACGGTCGACCGGTACGCGGTGAGGCGGCGGTCGTACGACGAGCTGCAGGTGTTCAACAGGAGGTGgagggaggcggtggaggaggacggGAGCTGGACCGACCCTTACCCGAAGCCGACGACCAACAGCTGA
- the LOC133909472 gene encoding uncharacterized protein LOC133909472 isoform X1, translating to MAPPLAVVGSAIASPSFRTALPRRIRPRKLLSWRCPARPSDEDYYLIDAEESIGDGFSFSGGKYGEGPSKSDEWFGQGRMVNAYPVYGDKGKAKDPFFGLTMGSGSQSSDDVFRWFCVEAGSSSNAKVLLIHGLPSQAYSYRNVLPVLSDKYHAIAFDWLGFGFSDKPQPKYGFDYTLDEYTSSLESLVNVVAPDKLSIVVQGYFAPVAVKYANEHQDKLNHLVLVNPPITDQHVKLPSTLASFSNFLLGEVFSQDPLRASDKVLISCGPYKMKEEDAMVYRRPYLVSGSSGFALNAISKAMKKDLKAYIESMRSILGSDSWKTKTTICWGLRDRWLSYDGVEDFCGGLNHKIVELPMAGHHVQEDRGEELGNIIKRILSR from the exons atggcgccgccgctcgccgtcgttGGCTCCGCCATAGCCTCACCGAGCTTTCGCACCGCCCTCCCCCGCCGCATCCGGCCGCGGAAGCTCCTCTCTTGGCGCTGCCCCGCCCGGCCCAGCGACGAG GATTATTACTTGATCGATGCGGAGGAGTCCATTGGGGACGGCTTCTCGTTCAGTGGAG GGAAGTACGGGGAAGGCCCAAGTAAGTCGGACGAGTGGTTTGGTCAGGGGAGAATG GTAAACGCTTATCCAGTATACGGGGACAAAGGGAAGGCAAAAGATCCTTTCTTTGGCCTGACGATGGGATCAGGATCTCAATCTTCAGATGATGTTTTCAG ATGGTTTTGTGTGGAGGCTGGGAGCTCTTCTAATGCTAAAGTGCTTTTAATTCACGGCCTTCCGTCTCAG GCATACTCTTATCGCAATGTGCTGCCTGTACTATCAGACAAATATCATGCCATTGCTTTTGATTGGCTCG GGTTTGGATTTTCCGATAAGCCTCAACCAAAGTACGGTTTTGACTATACTCTTGATG AGTATACCTCATCCTTGGAATCGCTAGTCAATGTTGTTGCTCCTGACAAGCTCTCTATTGTCGTTCAG GGTTACTTCGCTCCAGTCGCAGTGAAATATGCTAATGAACATCAAGACAAGCTGAACCATCTTGTACTAGTTAATCCACCG ATAACTGATCAACATGTGAAGCTTCCATCCACCCTCGCATCGTTCAGCAACTTCTTGTTGGGCGAGGTGTTTTCTCAG GATCCTCTCAGAGCTAGTGATAAGGTCTTGATAAGTTGTGGTCCATACAAGATGAAAGAGGAAGACGCTATGGTGTACAGAAGGCCGTACCTCGTCTCTGGTTCTTCTGGGTTTGCACTGAATGCAATAAGCAAAGCTATGAAAAAGGACCTTAAG GCTTACATTGAATCCATGAGGAGCATATTAGGAAGTGATTCATGGAAAACAAAGACAACAATATGCTGGGGATTGAGAGATCGTTGGCTCAGCTATGATGGGGTGGAAGATTTTTGTGGGGGCCTAAATCACAAGATTGTGGAGCTGCCAATG GCGGGGCACCATGTGCAGGAGGATCGGGGTGAAGAGTTAGGCAATATAATCAAGCGTATACTGAG CAGATGA
- the LOC133909471 gene encoding uncharacterized protein LOC133909471, which produces MGAISNYVAFKRSSGIAPPAAFIFFVLIFVAGAIVTLDHKENLPILQLQPKAVIATEATRPPTSELGVEPTEDPNLCENRCRPSGSEPLPRGIVQDKSNFEMEPPVGNHERKEDGGPSKSLLAIPVGIKQKAVVDKLVSKFPAANFTVMLFHYDGVVDRWRDLRWCDCAIHVAARDQTKWWFAKRFLHPDLVAEYEYIFLWDEDIEVDSFDPLEYLLIVRREGLEISQPALDRRSEIHHQITVRTKRGDVHRRFRKTNGQRRCYGNSTGPPCTGWVEMMVPVFSPAAWRCTWHMIQNDLVYAWGLDFKLGYCAQGDRMRNVGVVDSQYVLHRGIHTLGDGGKAASAPAPSDRYAVRQQANVELQVFNRRWREAVAEDGCWTDPYPKPVTNG; this is translated from the exons ATG GGTGCGATCTCCAACTATGTGGCGTTTAAACGGTCCTCGGGCATCGCGCCACCGGCGGCGTTTATCTTTTTCGTGCTGATATTTGTCGCCGGTGCAATCGTCACGCTTGATCATAAGGAG AATCTGCCAATATTACAGTTGCAACCGAAAGCAGTGATTGCAACTGAGGCGACCAGGCCTCCGACGAGCGAGCTGGGCGTCGAGCCAACGGAAGATCCCAACCTCTGTGAG AATCGATGCAGGCCTTCAGGCAGCGAACCCTTGCCGAGGGGCATCGTGCAAGACAAGTCCAACTTCGAGATGGAGCCACCGGTCGGCAATCATGAAAGGAAGGAGGACGGCGGGCCGTCGAAAAGCCTCCTCGCCATCCCCGTCGGAATCAAGCAGAAGGCGGTTGTCGACAAGCTCGTCTCGAAG TTCCCTGCCGCCAACTTCACGGTGATGCTGTTCCACTACGACGGCGTGGTTGACCGGTGGCGAGACCTGAGGTGGTGCGACTGCGCGATCCACGTCGCCGCGCGCGACCAGACCAAGTGGTGGTTCGCCAAGAGGTTCCTGCACCCGGACCTGGTCGCCGAGTACGAGTACATCTTCCTCTGGGACGAGGACATCGAGGTGGACAGCTTCGACCCACTCGAGTACCTACTCATCGTGAGGAGGGAAGGGCTCGAGATCTCGCAGCCGGCGCTCGACCGCCGGTCCGAGATTCACCACCAGATCACGGTCCGGACGAAGAGAGGGGACGTTCACAG GCGATTCCGCAAGACGAACGGGCAACGCAGGTGCTACGGCAACAGCACGGGCCCGCCATGCACGGGGTGGGTGGAGATGATGGTGCCGGTGTTCTCGCCGGCGGCGTGGCGCTGCACGTGGCACATGATCCAGAACGACCTCGTCTACGCGTGGGGGCTCGACTTCAAGCTCGGATACTGCGCGCAGGGCGACCGGATGCGCAACGTCGGCGTCGTCGACAGCCAGTACGTGCTCCACCGGGGCATCCATacgctcggcgacggcggcaagGCAGCGTCTGCGCCGGCTCCATCTGACCGGTACGCGGTGAGGCAGCAGGCGAACGTCGAGCTGCAGGTGTTCAACAGGAGGTGGAGGGAGGCGGTAGCAGAGGACGGGTGCTGGACTGACCCTTACCCGAAGCCGGTGACCAACGGCTGA